AAGGAGATCTATGTACCGCCGTATCATGCAATTCGGACGGTAGATAACTAACCATAGACAGTTTTCCAACATAAATATCAATGACCAGTGTTAATTAGTGTTACCTCCAGTTGTGCTCTTTTTGCTTAGTTATTTCCATTACGATACCTATAAATAGTGCTTCGTGGAACAAGAGCAAAGATGCACTAAAGGTTCTGTTGGACATGCTTTATGTCTAACACTCCTATGTTGAAGATATGCATAACATTCAATCTGGATCAATCTCacactatgaacataggaaaaaTTATCACTCCCCAGGGATTTAATCAGGGAATATGATATTCTTCAATCAACAAGAAAATATATTTTAGCTCGGAAAAGGATTTACACAGGGAATACAATATTTGCCTGTTGCTAGTTGAGTTCCAGAATGAACCACTCCCTTTCTCAGCTCCATCAGTACTACAGTGCAGTTCTCCCCTCAACCAGAAACATACTCCAATCAGTAAAACTGGAAACAGAAGGAACAATGATCTGCAAAATCTGGTTATATGCAAGCAATAGCATGCTCTAAATACAACAAGTCACCCTTTGCAGCCAAGCAATGAGCAGAACAGTCTAAGCCAAATCTTTGTTGCCGTCAATTATATATACTCATGGAAATTGATATATGGAGGTCCTACAATCTGCTATTGAAGTAGAGCTACGTAGTAGGAGTATGTTTGATTAAGTTGGCCTAGCTTACATAAATAAACCTCTTTGTTGTATTTCAGTGACTAATTAAGTTGATACAGGTTGTATTAAGATTTGTGAGCTACTCTGCATTGTAAATAAGTGGACTACGCTAACTAAGCGACCATGCATGTCCAGAATCGATCAGACATTGTACGCTTTCCTTTTGCTGTTGGAGCACCAAAGCCCAAGAACAAATCAACAAAGGAAGGAAATCCCCCAAAATATCATGAAAAAATCACCGTTAATTTGCATCAGTTGACAGGTGGACAGTTGTCAGACCCAACCCAGCTGCATGCTGCGTCTTTGAGCACACCACGCTGTTTCATCATCTCTCTAACTTGGTGCACAGAGTCCCATTTTCCGGCGGCCGCAAGGGTGTTGGAGAAGGCCATGTAGGCGCCCGGTCTCCCGGCGCGGCTCAACTCAAATACCTCCCTTGATGCAACATTGGCAATGTCCACGTCGCCGTGCAGGGTAGCCGCCCCAAGGAGGGCCGCCCACACGTCAGAGTTTGGCCTTGTCGGTATCCCCCTGACAAAATCGTATGCCTGACGCACGCTGCCGAACCTGCCCAACAGGTCCACCATGCAAGCGTAGTGTTCCATCCGTGGTTTGAGCGAGCAGTCGCGCTCCATGCTCTGGAACACCTCCTGGCCTCGGGACAGCAGTCCGGCGCGCGCGCACGCCGACAGGGCGCTCAGGAATGTGGCATGATTTGGCCTGACGCCCCGCTGCTGCCCCCGCATCTCCTCCAACAGCAAGAGAGCCTCGTCTGAAAGGCCGTTCTTCCCGTACCCGTCGATCATCGAAGTCCATGTGATGACGTTCCTCTCTGCCATCCCGTCGAACACCCTCCGCCCCTCCTCAACTCGTCCGCACTTGGAGTACATGTCGAGCAGCGCACTCCCTGCCTTGATGTCAGAGATGACCTTGCTCTTGATGACCTGGCAGTGCACCTGCTCCCCGAGCTCCGGCGACGACAAGAGGGAGCACGCGCCAAGCACGCTCACGCATGTCGACACCGTCGGCCGGAACCTCGCTCGCTGCATCGCCTTGAACACCTCCAGCGAGCTCTCCGCGGTCTCCTCCGTCTTGCTGTACCCCTCCACCATCGCGTTGTACACCACGACGTCCTTCTCCTCCATCCCGTCGAATATGGCCTCGGCATCCCTGTACAGCCCTTGGTTCATGCAGCCGACGATCAGCGCCGTCGAGCACACCACGCTCGGCTTCGGCACCATGCCGTACACCCGCCGAGCATAGCCCAGCGACGCGTTCTTCACGTAGGCGTCCACCAACGCCGCGAAGAGGATGTCATCAAACTCCGCGAGCGACCTCACGACGCGCGCGTGGACCTCCCTCGCCGCGCGGGGCAGCGCCAGCGCGACCGACAGCTTGAGCGCCATGGACAGCGCGAACACGTCGAGGCGCCCCGTGGAGGCCGCGAGCCGCCGCACGATCCCCAGCGCCTCCCAGGGGAGCCCCAGGCGGAAGTACCCGGCGACGAGGTAGTTGTGCGCGGCGCCGGTCGGGCGGGGCATTCCGTCGAACACCGCGCGGGCGTTGCGGTGGGAGCCGCACCGCAGGTGCAGGATGAGGATCTTGACGGAGAGGTCGGCGGTGGGGCGGAGCCCGGACTTGAGGAGCTGCGCGTGGAGGCTCTGCGACTCGCGACGCGGCGGGGGCGCGTTGATGATGCTCTGGACCGCGGCGGCCAGGGCCGCGGCGGTGCGCAGGTAGCGGGGCACGCGTGAGGTTACGGAGCAAGAATGGCGCCAGTGGGAGTTTGTTTCTTGCATCTCGCCGCCGGCGGCCCGGCAGCTCGCCGGAGGCTTCGGCTCGGGCCTTTGGGTGTGAGGACCCTTCGAACAACTCCGGCAGCGAACGAGAGAGGCAGGCGAGTACAGAATGTTGCCTTTTCTTCAGAGATGCCTCGTACAGGTTTCAGAAGTTCAGTTCAAGTACTCAATTGTCACACAGGTTTCACAAATCTCACACCGTCAAGTCGTCCGTCAATAGATCTCAGCCGTCCGCCGCCATCATGGACCTGGTGGGCAGTGGAGAGTGGAGACGCGACACTCCCCTCCGGTTGAGATGGAGAGAATTGGAATTAGTGGAGATCAATAATTTAATTTATTTAGGTATATAGAATTGGCGCGACTTAAAATCGTTTATGTAGGACATTGTATTCCTCCCCAGCAGAATGATCTTCAGGTATTGTAGTCCGACGTACCTTCCTTTGAGCAATCGCGgcatttcttttctttccttcttGCGGGGTAAAGGAAGATTTCATTGCTCAAGGAAGCATATCAGCCTTAGACAAGTTTACAATAGAGTCCTGCCCCGAACACAGCCAGACCGCGGTACGGAGAGTGCAACGACCATACGCTGCAAGCGCATTCCGCGAGTGACTAATGAGAGTAAAAAAAATCTCCCTAGGGTTAGCAGTTGCTACCCTACGAATCTCCTCTATGTGCACTCAGTACTGAGGCTGATCCTCCGAATGCATCTTCAGCGTTGACACGGCTTCTGCACTATCCATCTCCACTATGATGAGCAGCATTTCCTTTCTTGACCATGTGGTGTGCTAGAATAACTTTAGGGAGATGGAGACTTGCTGCCAAATCCACCGGATCGGGTAGCTCGGTGAACACCAACGAGTAATTGGCGATGAAGGGCTTGAGCTGTGAGACATGGGAGACCGTATGGATCAAGCTTGTCGGAGGAACATCGAGCATGTACGCGGCCTTGTCGATGCGTTCGGTGTTTTTGAACGGTCCAAAGTACTTGAGAGTGAACTTGATGTAGGGATGATTCACCAACGAAGATTGTGCATAGGGTTGGAGCTTGAGGAGGACGCCCTCGTCGACGGAAAACTCGCGGTCCTTGCGACGCTTGTCCACATGTGCCTTCATACGCTCATGTGTGTGCTAGAGGTGCTCCCACAACACGGTGAGGAAGTCTTGCGATCCGCCGCCAGCTCGGCGAGGGATGCTGGCAGATCGTCGACCATCATTGACATAGTGGCATAGTTGGGGTCGACGTCTTAGAGGCATACACCTTAGTGGGGTATGATACGATGAATTATACCAGAACTCTTTGATAACCCAAGAGCATAGGGGGACGCAACAATCTACAATGTTAAGTATAAACTCAAAATTCAAAACTAGGAggtcaaagaatatttgtaagtttTAGTTGTTTAGTCGTCAATTCAAATGAATACTTGCTTGGAGAATTTATCAGTAGCAATGAGAACATGATGAATGTATTGTTGTATGTAAGTAGCTAGCATAGCAGCAGAAATACCTGGCAAATGCCAAGTATAAATAAATTAACTTAAAGAGGGCAAGTAGTAATATTAAAGTAGGCATAGAAATGGATATTGTGATGTTGCATGGATGACACTAACTTACATTTTGGTCCCAATCCTCTCAGCGTGCAAAGTGTCCACCTCAATGTCCCACTAAGCAATGCATTTAAGTCTTCTCTTCCATTGAACCATGCAAAATCTGCCACATAAGAGTCATGCATTTAACTTATAAATTACAATTATTTTTGCATTAGTCTATGCACATAACACTGCCACATCATATATTCATGTTAGTCATCCTTCACATTTTTGTTCGAACGGATATTTTTTAACTATAACTCAAAAGTTTTTGTTCTATTTTTAGAGACTTTCTTTTATTGACTTTCAAGCTTATACTTTCGTTTCATTAGATTTAATTATTTTTGTCAACTATTTACGCATTTTTTAACAAAGTTACCGCAGCAATGTGGAGAGAGAGTCATCCTCACTACTCTATTTTAGAGTTACATTAACTCCAAGCCATCTTCTGCTGCAAAACgtttcttatttttattttcttactCTTTTCCTCCTTACCGTGTGTCGGTTGTTCCCCATTAGATCGCTTAGGAACCTGGCATCAGTCAGTCACAGAAAAAATACAGTCAGACACAAGGGAATAGATCCGTCGGCCGAAATCCATAAAACAGGTCATGCGCGCACGCACCGGTCAGGAGGCGAAAAACCCCAAAAAATCAGAGGCCGAGGACCGCTTCCCAGGTGCGGAACCCCAAGCCCCCGGCCATTCCCCTCCCAGGAACACGCGGAAGGCACACCGGCATCTGGGCCTGCAGAGGCGAGGGTGGCCCAGAGTGATGGCGCACGAAACAGAGGAGAAGGCGGGCGGGCGGGCAAAGCGTTATCTCTGCGGGTGGGCGCAAGACAGGCAGGGAATGCGGGCTGGTCACGGTGGTGGTGACGGCAACGAAGGCCTAGGGTTTAGTGCGATCGTGGGTGGCGAGCAGCGGTCGCGGTGGGATTTTGGGCAGCTCCAGTGGGAGAAAGAAGGGGGGAATGTCGTTGTTACCGCGTCCCTCCCTGGCTCTTCCTTCCCCTTCTGCCCGCGCCATGACCGTCTCGTCACGGGCCAGTGTAGTAGCAGCAGTGGCTTCTGAGCTGTAAATGTCAGGTctctcccccaccccacccccaccatTGGACCAAAAGGAGTTGAATGTAAtaatgtcattattgagcaataATTGTGGTGCATTTATTATGGGGGCAGAAAAGACAAAGGACATTAATTCTACTAGATGGAGATGGTGGGATGTATCCGTCAGAGTATTTTATCATCACGGTAAGCACGTGCTTTAATATTAGTAATGGAAAATAATTACGGTCAAACAGCTGGTGATAGATCAGACCAGATTGCTAGGGTGGGGCCGAGGTGAGTTGGCCTGGTgcaaggatcgatatagttgactagaggggggtgaataggcaactaacaatttttagcttttctttaccagtttaaactttgcatcaaagtaggttgtctagatatgcaactaggtgagcaacctatatgatgcaaacaacaagcacacaagcaagcaagggatgcaacacaatataagcttgcacaagtaaaggtatgagataaccaagagtggagtcggtgaagacgaggatgtgttaccgaagttccttccctttgagaggaagtacgtctccgttggagcggtgtggaggcacaatactccccaagaagccactagggccaccgtattctcctcacgccctcacacaatgcgagatgccgtgattccactattggtgccttTGGAGGcagcgaccggacctttacaaacaaggttggggcaatctccacaacttaattggggGCTCctaacgacaccacgaagcttcaccacaatggaatatggctccgcggtgacctcaaccgtctagggtgctcaaacacccaagagtaacaacatccgcaagggattagtggggggaatcaaatttctcttggtggaagtgtagatcggggccttctcaaccaatccctagaaaatcaacaagtttgattggctagggagagagatcgggtgaaaatggagcttagagcaacaatggagcttagggatggaagaggtgatcaactcggagaagaagactccccttatatagtgataggacaaatccaaccgttatccacttaCTCGGCCCGCGACGTGCGGTACTACTGCACCagacatgcggtactaccgcaagggcctgcggtactaccgcggggcATTGcggtatgctacctcttgagcactgcgttggttttcccttgaagaggaaagggtgatgcaacaaagtagcgtaagt
The sequence above is a segment of the Aegilops tauschii subsp. strangulata cultivar AL8/78 chromosome 6, Aet v6.0, whole genome shotgun sequence genome. Coding sequences within it:
- the LOC109784675 gene encoding pentatricopeptide repeat-containing protein At1g28690, mitochondrial, producing MQETNSHWRHSCSVTSRVPRYLRTAAALAAAVQSIINAPPPRRESQSLHAQLLKSGLRPTADLSVKILILHLRCGSHRNARAVFDGMPRPTGAAHNYLVAGYFRLGLPWEALGIVRRLAASTGRLDVFALSMALKLSVALALPRAAREVHARVVRSLAEFDDILFAALVDAYVKNASLGYARRVYGMVPKPSVVCSTALIVGCMNQGLYRDAEAIFDGMEEKDVVVYNAMVEGYSKTEETAESSLEVFKAMQRARFRPTVSTCVSVLGACSLLSSPELGEQVHCQVIKSKVISDIKAGSALLDMYSKCGRVEEGRRVFDGMAERNVITWTSMIDGYGKNGLSDEALLLLEEMRGQQRGVRPNHATFLSALSACARAGLLSRGQEVFQSMERDCSLKPRMEHYACMVDLLGRFGSVRQAYDFVRGIPTRPNSDVWAALLGAATLHGDVDIANVASREVFELSRAGRPGAYMAFSNTLAAAGKWDSVHQVREMMKQRGVLKDAACSWVGSDNCPPVN